A genomic stretch from Pseudomonas sp. MUP55 includes:
- a CDS encoding glutathione S-transferase: protein MLKIWGRKNSSNVRKALWCAEELGLDYEAIDAGGAFGVVDTPQYRALNPNGRVPMIEDGDFVLWESNTIVRYLCAKQASDFYPSDLQARASAEKWMDWTTSTLADPFKAVFWGIVRTPAEQRNWDSINAGRQACIDALTTVDQALAEQPYLSGAAFGIGDIPLGCFAYPWFEMPIERPAMPNLEAWYQRLKQRPAYRKAVMTALT from the coding sequence ATGCTGAAGATCTGGGGTCGTAAGAATTCGTCAAACGTCAGGAAAGCACTGTGGTGCGCCGAGGAGCTCGGCCTGGACTATGAGGCAATTGATGCGGGCGGGGCTTTTGGTGTGGTCGACACGCCGCAATACCGTGCCTTGAACCCCAATGGCCGGGTGCCGATGATCGAAGACGGCGACTTCGTACTGTGGGAATCCAACACCATCGTGCGTTACTTGTGCGCCAAGCAAGCGTCGGATTTTTACCCAAGCGATCTGCAAGCTCGCGCCAGTGCCGAGAAGTGGATGGACTGGACCACGTCCACACTCGCTGATCCGTTCAAGGCGGTGTTCTGGGGCATCGTGCGCACACCGGCCGAACAGCGCAATTGGGACAGCATCAATGCCGGGCGCCAAGCCTGCATCGATGCACTCACGACCGTCGACCAGGCCCTTGCCGAGCAACCTTACCTTTCCGGAGCAGCCTTTGGCATAGGCGATATTCCCTTGGGCTGCTTTGCCTACCCCTGGTTCGAGATGCCCATCGAGCGCCCGGCGATGCCCAACCTGGAGGCCTGGTACCAGCGCCTGAAACAACGCCCGGCCTACCGCAAGGCGGTGATGACCGCGTTGACCTGA
- a CDS encoding TetR/AcrR family transcriptional regulator: MAIKEGLRPGGRSARVQESVHSAVRELLETHERASITVPMIATRAGVTPSTIYRRWGDLSALLADVALARLRPDTEPANTGSLRGDLQGWAEQYLDEMSSEPGRNMMRDVQCSLTPGYCVSILSGQLQVIVDRYPDQAAPSVDRLINLLAAPTVFRILFSTEPLAVEELHTLIDIALTN, encoded by the coding sequence ATGGCGATCAAAGAAGGCCTTCGCCCGGGGGGCCGTAGTGCCCGGGTACAAGAATCCGTGCATTCGGCCGTGCGTGAACTGCTGGAAACCCACGAGCGCGCCAGTATCACCGTGCCGATGATTGCGACGCGTGCGGGGGTCACACCCTCCACCATTTACCGGCGCTGGGGTGACCTTTCCGCGCTGCTGGCCGATGTGGCCCTGGCGCGCCTGCGGCCGGACACCGAGCCGGCCAATACCGGCAGCCTGCGTGGCGACCTGCAAGGCTGGGCTGAACAGTATCTGGATGAAATGAGCTCGGAGCCTGGGCGCAACATGATGCGCGACGTGCAGTGCAGCCTGACGCCAGGGTATTGCGTGAGCATTCTGAGCGGGCAGCTGCAGGTGATCGTTGACCGTTACCCGGACCAGGCGGCACCCAGTGTGGATCGCTTGATCAACCTGCTCGCGGCACCGACGGTGTTTCGCATCCTGTTCTCCACAGAGCCGTTGGCCGTTGAAGAGCTGCACACCCTGATCGACATAGCACTGACAAACTAA
- a CDS encoding PA2817 family protein, whose amino-acid sequence MSNVVADHLVLLDHLRSILVAVGEAEQVPEESHSLFLERFDELRALLPIDPIESQYLGQDLMSQVILRYPQIAHLVPRDLLWFFGGDCLHFMPDEELDLYQALEERRYEAEQNDEPFDWNQEKQLLAMPQDQSKH is encoded by the coding sequence GTGTCCAACGTCGTTGCCGATCATCTCGTCTTGCTCGACCACCTGCGTAGCATCCTGGTTGCCGTCGGCGAAGCCGAACAGGTACCCGAGGAAAGCCATTCGCTGTTTCTGGAACGTTTTGACGAACTGCGCGCCCTGCTGCCGATCGACCCGATCGAAAGCCAGTACCTGGGCCAGGACCTGATGAGTCAGGTCATCCTGCGCTATCCGCAAATCGCCCACCTGGTACCGCGCGACCTGCTGTGGTTCTTTGGCGGCGATTGCCTGCACTTCATGCCCGACGAAGAACTGGACCTGTACCAGGCCCTGGAAGAACGTCGCTATGAAGCCGAGCAGAACGACGAGCCGTTTGACTGGAACCAGGAAAAACAGCTGCTGGCCATGCCGCAAGATCAAAGCAAGCACTGA
- a CDS encoding ABC transporter ATP-binding protein: MSSALSIRQLTKTYGNGFQALSGIDLDVAEGDFFALLGPNGAGKSTTIGILSTLVNKTSGTVNIFGHDLDKSPAALKRSIGVVPQEFNFNQFEKTFDIVVTQAGYYGIPAKIAKERAEQYLTQLGLWDKRDVPSRSLSGGMKRRLMIARALVHEPRLLILDEPTAGVDIELRRSMWTFLTELNEKGITIILTTHYLEEAEQLCRNIGIIDHGTIVENTSMRNLLGQLHVETFVLDLKNNLSTPPQLLGYPSRLVDSHTLEVQVDKAMGITALFSQLATQNIEVLSLRNKTNRLEELFVSLVEKNLAKVAV, translated from the coding sequence ATGAGTTCCGCTCTGTCCATCCGGCAGCTAACCAAAACCTACGGCAACGGTTTCCAGGCCCTGAGTGGTATCGATCTGGACGTCGCCGAAGGTGATTTCTTCGCCTTGCTCGGCCCCAATGGTGCCGGCAAATCCACCACCATCGGGATTCTTTCGACCCTGGTCAACAAGACCAGCGGTACCGTGAATATCTTTGGCCATGACCTGGACAAATCCCCGGCGGCGCTCAAGCGTTCCATCGGCGTGGTGCCCCAGGAATTCAACTTCAACCAGTTCGAAAAGACCTTCGACATTGTCGTGACCCAGGCCGGCTACTACGGCATCCCGGCGAAAATCGCCAAGGAACGCGCCGAGCAGTACCTGACTCAACTGGGCCTGTGGGACAAGCGCGATGTGCCTTCGCGGTCGTTGTCCGGGGGCATGAAGCGACGCCTGATGATCGCCCGCGCCCTGGTGCATGAACCGCGCCTGCTGATCCTCGACGAACCCACCGCTGGGGTGGACATCGAGTTGCGTCGTTCGATGTGGACCTTTCTCACCGAGCTGAACGAGAAGGGCATCACCATCATCCTCACCACGCACTACCTGGAAGAAGCCGAGCAGCTGTGCCGTAACATCGGCATCATCGACCACGGCACCATTGTCGAGAACACCAGCATGCGTAACCTGCTGGGCCAGTTGCATGTGGAAACCTTCGTGCTCGACCTGAAAAACAACCTGTCGACGCCGCCGCAGCTGTTGGGCTATCCGAGCCGTCTTGTGGACAGCCACACGCTGGAAGTCCAGGTGGACAAAGCCATGGGCATCACTGCGCTGTTCAGCCAATTGGCGACCCAGAACATTGAAGTGTTGAGCCTGCGTAACAAAACCAATCGCCTTGAGGAGTTGTTCGTGTCCCTGGTGGAGAAAAATCTGGCGAAGGTGGCGGTATGA
- a CDS encoding LysR family transcriptional regulator, giving the protein MSINLPLPLLGEMAIFVKVVETGSFSEAARQLSVSPSAVSRSISRLEQALATRLLQRTTRKLRLSEGGEEVLKRCQEMVNAARSVMEVSGQFTHEAEGLVRVSVPKAVGRFVVHPHMPAFLRRYPKVDVQLILEDRHVDLIDDNVDLSIRITDSPPPGLVGRQLLPIEHLLCATPQYLAEHGTPSHPHDLLEHSCIYLGETPGDSRWKFRQGGKAVTVGVRGRYAANHTGVRLDAVLQHVGIGSLPYFTARHALEEGRLVQVLPAWDFIASYHGEAWLLHSPTRYLPPKLRVFIDYLVECMANEPTLGRR; this is encoded by the coding sequence TGGTGGAGACCGGCAGTTTCTCCGAAGCGGCGCGCCAACTGAGCGTTTCACCTTCAGCGGTGAGCCGCAGTATTTCGCGCCTGGAGCAGGCGCTGGCAACCCGCTTGTTGCAACGCACCACGCGCAAGTTGCGCCTCAGCGAGGGCGGCGAAGAGGTGCTCAAGCGGTGCCAGGAGATGGTCAACGCGGCGCGTTCGGTGATGGAAGTCAGTGGGCAATTCACCCATGAAGCCGAAGGCCTGGTGCGGGTCAGCGTGCCCAAGGCGGTGGGGCGGTTTGTGGTGCATCCGCATATGCCGGCGTTTTTGCGGCGCTATCCCAAAGTGGATGTGCAACTGATCCTCGAGGACCGGCACGTGGACCTGATCGACGATAACGTCGACCTGAGCATCCGCATCACCGACAGCCCGCCGCCAGGTCTGGTCGGGCGCCAGTTGTTGCCGATTGAGCATTTGCTGTGCGCAACGCCGCAGTACCTGGCCGAGCATGGCACCCCGAGTCATCCCCATGATTTGCTGGAACACAGCTGCATTTACCTGGGTGAAACCCCAGGCGACTCACGCTGGAAGTTTCGCCAGGGCGGCAAGGCGGTGACGGTCGGTGTGCGCGGGCGGTATGCGGCGAACCACACGGGCGTGCGTCTGGATGCCGTGTTGCAGCATGTGGGGATTGGCAGCTTGCCGTATTTCACGGCGCGGCATGCACTGGAGGAAGGGCGGTTGGTGCAGGTGTTGCCGGCGTGGGACTTTATCGCGTCTTACCACGGTGAAGCGTGGTTGCTGCATTCGCCTACGCGGTATTTGCCGCCGAAGTTGCGGGTGTTTATCGATTATCTGGTGGAGTGCATGGCCAACGAGCCGACACTGGGCCGCCGTTAG
- a CDS encoding TDT family transporter, with protein MTCSTTTRYKPFSHLTRPREVIRQFTPNWFAATMGTGVLALALAQLPVNLPGLPAIAEGLWMFTIGLFILFSALYAARWVMFFHEARRIFGHSTVSMFFGTIPMGLATILNGLLLFGLPRWGDAVIPLAEALWWLDVAMALACGVLIPFMMFTRQEHSIDQMTAVWLLPVVAAEVAAASGGLLAPHLVDAHSQLVMLVTSYVLWAFSLPVAFSILTILMLRMALHKLPHANMAASSWLALGPIGTGALGMLLLGGDAPAIFAANGLPGVGEMANGLGLVAGITLWGFGLWWMLIAVLITLRYLRAGIPFNLGWWGFTFPLGVYALATLKLASVLNLQFFSVLGSVLVVALALMWLIVARRTVQGAYKGELFVSPCIAGLANK; from the coding sequence ATGACCTGCTCGACCACCACCCGCTACAAACCCTTCAGTCACCTGACCCGTCCCCGGGAAGTGATTCGCCAGTTCACCCCGAACTGGTTTGCCGCGACCATGGGCACCGGCGTGCTGGCGCTGGCCCTGGCGCAACTGCCGGTCAATCTGCCCGGCCTGCCTGCCATCGCCGAAGGGCTGTGGATGTTCACCATCGGCCTGTTCATTCTGTTCAGTGCCCTGTATGCCGCACGCTGGGTGATGTTTTTCCACGAGGCGCGGCGGATTTTCGGGCACTCCACCGTCTCGATGTTTTTCGGCACCATCCCCATGGGCTTGGCCACCATTCTGAATGGTTTGCTGCTGTTTGGCCTGCCACGCTGGGGCGACGCTGTGATCCCTTTGGCCGAAGCCCTGTGGTGGCTGGACGTGGCCATGGCATTGGCCTGCGGTGTGTTGATTCCGTTCATGATGTTCACCCGTCAGGAACACAGCATCGACCAGATGACGGCGGTATGGCTGCTGCCCGTGGTGGCCGCCGAAGTCGCCGCCGCCAGCGGTGGCCTGCTGGCACCGCATTTGGTGGACGCCCACTCGCAACTGGTGATGCTGGTGACCAGCTACGTACTTTGGGCGTTCTCCCTGCCGGTGGCCTTCAGCATTCTCACCATCCTGATGCTGCGCATGGCCCTGCACAAACTGCCCCACGCCAACATGGCCGCATCCAGCTGGCTGGCGCTGGGGCCCATCGGTACCGGTGCCTTGGGCATGTTGCTGCTTGGCGGCGATGCACCGGCGATTTTCGCAGCCAACGGCCTGCCGGGGGTCGGGGAGATGGCCAATGGGCTCGGTCTGGTGGCAGGCATTACCCTGTGGGGTTTCGGCCTGTGGTGGATGTTGATTGCGGTGCTGATCACCCTGCGCTACCTGCGCGCCGGTATCCCGTTCAACCTCGGCTGGTGGGGCTTTACCTTCCCGCTGGGGGTGTATGCCCTGGCGACGCTGAAACTGGCGAGCGTGTTGAATCTGCAGTTTTTCAGCGTATTGGGCAGCGTGCTGGTGGTGGCCCTGGCCCTGATGTGGCTGATCGTGGCCAGGCGCACGGTGCAGGGCGCCTACAAGGGCGAGCTTTTTGTTTCACCTTGCATTGCGGGGTTAGCGAATAAGTAA
- a CDS encoding MFS transporter, which translates to MPSNLSQRSSLTFLVIMLLTFLAASSAPTPLYQVYQDNLHFSAAMLTLIFGVYAVSLLAALLTVGSLSDYVGRRPVIFSALILNIVAMLLFINAGSTACLIAARALQGFATGMATAVLSATLLDTDRLRGPMLNSLAPMLGMASGGLGSGVLVEYAPWPTQLVYFALLGLMVLQALYVWRLSETVSRIPGALKSLAPTLHVPKQARRALGLAMPLNVAVWALGGFYSSLAPSLVRAATGSTSHLIGGGLVAVITLSGAVMIYSLREHPADKVMRLSAMLLAAGVALLLTAVQSASLWLFFVASVVAGLGFGGGFMGSVRSIVGLALPHERAGLMSAFYVLSYLAFCLPALLAGNLSREFGLIATTDAYGALLILLALGAWVGMLSQRDVYLHNR; encoded by the coding sequence ATGCCCAGCAACCTTTCTCAACGGTCCAGCCTCACTTTTCTGGTGATCATGCTGTTGACCTTCCTTGCCGCGTCCAGCGCGCCGACGCCGTTGTACCAGGTGTATCAGGACAACCTGCATTTCTCGGCGGCAATGCTGACGCTGATCTTTGGCGTGTATGCCGTGAGCCTGCTGGCGGCGCTGCTGACGGTAGGCTCGCTTTCGGATTACGTCGGGCGCAGGCCGGTGATCTTCAGCGCGCTGATCCTGAATATCGTGGCGATGCTGCTGTTCATCAATGCCGGCAGCACCGCTTGCCTGATTGCCGCACGGGCGCTGCAAGGTTTCGCCACGGGGATGGCGACGGCGGTATTGAGCGCGACGTTGCTCGACACTGACCGCCTGCGCGGGCCGATGCTCAATAGCCTCGCGCCGATGCTGGGCATGGCCAGTGGCGGGCTGGGCAGCGGTGTATTGGTGGAATACGCGCCATGGCCGACCCAGTTGGTGTACTTCGCCCTGCTCGGATTGATGGTGCTTCAAGCGCTGTATGTCTGGCGTTTGTCGGAAACCGTCAGCCGCATACCCGGTGCCTTGAAATCCCTGGCGCCGACCCTGCATGTGCCGAAGCAGGCGCGCCGGGCCCTGGGGTTGGCGATGCCGCTGAATGTGGCGGTATGGGCGCTGGGTGGTTTCTATTCATCCCTGGCGCCGTCTCTGGTGCGGGCCGCAACGGGTTCGACGTCGCACCTGATCGGCGGCGGGCTGGTGGCGGTGATTACCTTGAGTGGCGCGGTGATGATCTACAGCCTGCGTGAGCATCCGGCGGATAAGGTCATGCGGCTGTCGGCGATGTTGCTGGCGGCGGGCGTGGCGCTGTTGCTGACGGCCGTGCAAAGCGCCAGCCTGTGGCTGTTCTTTGTCGCGAGTGTGGTGGCCGGCCTGGGGTTCGGCGGCGGGTTCATGGGCAGTGTGCGCAGCATCGTGGGGTTGGCGTTGCCCCATGAGCGGGCGGGGTTGATGTCGGCGTTCTACGTGTTGAGCTACCTGGCGTTCTGCTTGCCGGCGCTGCTGGCGGGTAACTTGAGTCGGGAGTTTGGGTTGATCGCCACCACCGATGCGTACGGCGCGCTGCTGATCCTGCTGGCCCTGGGGGCTTGGGTGGGAATGCTCTCGCAGCGCGATGTATATCTGCATAATAGATAA
- a CDS encoding acyl-CoA dehydrogenase — MLLLWILVLVLGIAYLAHRRTAPLPALGVVAVYLLAMGAWSHAPGWLLLIFWVLIAVVAVPLLLPDLRRQYFTKPLFSWFQKVLPPMSETERDAIDAGTVWWDGELFSGRPDWDKLLAYPKVQLTEEEQAFIDGPTEELCAMVSDWEIGQAMDLPPAAWEHIKTHGFFALIIPKEYGGKGFSAYAHSQVAMKLATRSGDLASTVMVPNSLGPAELLLHYGTDEQRNHYLPRLARGDDIPCFALTGPLAGSDAGAMPDTGVICKGEWEGKETLGLRLNWEKRYITLGPVATLLGLAFKAYDPDHLLGDEEDLGISLALIPTDTPGVEIGRRHLPLGAAFMNGPNSGKDVFIPLQFLIGGQEMLGKGWMMLMNCLSVGRSISLPAVGTGAAKFTSLVTGQYAQVREQFNVPLSAFEGIQEALARIGGNAWLMDSARMLTANAVDLGEKPSVLSAILKYHLTERGRECISHAMDVHGGKGIIMGPNNYLGRSWQGAPIFITVEGANILSRNLMIFGQGAIRCHPFVLKEMALAGREDHDQALKEFDGLLMQHIGFAVSNAASTLVLNLGIGHFEKAPGNRLSQGYFRALNRQAAAFALLADLSMMLLGGELKRRERLSARLGDVLSHMYLASAALKRYHDLDSPDHLEPLFAWAMEESLGQSERALDELLGNFPNKMLGCLLRVIVFPFGRRHTGPSDALDAEVAAVIGRAKGDPTLEELLAGCYRPQSAQDPVGALQHAYDLLGASHPLQKKLHSALKSGQVKPNAGEHAIDAALHAGVLQPAEAQTLRNAEAARRKVIDVDDFGKDELMQAEGKVR; from the coding sequence ATGCTGTTGTTGTGGATACTGGTTCTGGTGCTCGGCATTGCCTACCTGGCACACCGCCGCACCGCGCCCCTGCCCGCCTTGGGTGTGGTCGCCGTTTACCTGTTGGCGATGGGCGCCTGGAGCCATGCACCGGGTTGGCTACTGCTGATTTTCTGGGTGCTGATCGCCGTCGTAGCCGTGCCCCTGCTGCTGCCCGACCTGCGCCGCCAGTACTTCACCAAGCCGCTGTTCAGCTGGTTTCAGAAAGTCCTGCCGCCGATGTCCGAAACCGAGCGCGACGCCATCGACGCGGGCACCGTGTGGTGGGACGGCGAACTGTTCAGCGGGCGTCCCGACTGGGACAAATTGCTGGCCTATCCCAAGGTGCAATTGACCGAGGAAGAACAAGCGTTCATCGATGGCCCCACCGAAGAACTCTGCGCCATGGTCAGTGATTGGGAAATCGGTCAGGCCATGGACCTGCCGCCTGCTGCCTGGGAACACATCAAGACCCACGGTTTCTTTGCGCTGATCATTCCCAAGGAATACGGCGGCAAGGGCTTCTCCGCCTATGCCCACTCCCAGGTCGCGATGAAACTGGCGACCCGCAGCGGCGACCTTGCGTCCACCGTCATGGTGCCCAACTCCCTGGGCCCCGCCGAGCTGCTGTTGCACTACGGCACCGACGAACAGCGCAACCACTACCTGCCGCGCCTGGCGCGTGGCGACGATATTCCGTGTTTCGCCCTGACCGGCCCGCTAGCCGGCTCCGATGCCGGCGCCATGCCCGACACGGGCGTGATCTGCAAAGGTGAATGGGAAGGCAAGGAAACCCTCGGCCTGCGCCTGAACTGGGAAAAGCGCTACATCACCCTCGGCCCGGTCGCGACCTTGCTGGGCCTGGCATTCAAGGCCTATGACCCGGACCATCTGCTGGGCGATGAAGAAGACCTGGGCATCAGCCTCGCGCTGATCCCCACCGACACTCCCGGCGTCGAAATCGGCCGCCGCCACCTGCCCTTGGGCGCCGCGTTCATGAACGGCCCCAACTCGGGCAAGGACGTCTTCATTCCGCTGCAATTCCTCATCGGCGGCCAGGAGATGCTCGGCAAGGGATGGATGATGCTGATGAACTGCCTGTCCGTGGGTCGTTCGATCTCCCTGCCTGCGGTGGGCACCGGCGCGGCCAAGTTCACCAGCCTGGTGACCGGCCAATACGCCCAGGTACGTGAACAGTTCAACGTGCCGCTGTCGGCCTTCGAAGGTATTCAGGAAGCCCTGGCGCGCATCGGCGGCAACGCCTGGCTGATGGACAGCGCGCGCATGCTCACCGCCAATGCCGTGGACCTGGGCGAGAAGCCCTCGGTGCTGTCGGCGATCCTCAAATACCACCTCACCGAACGTGGCCGCGAGTGCATCAGCCACGCCATGGACGTACACGGTGGCAAGGGCATCATCATGGGCCCGAACAACTACCTGGGCCGCAGCTGGCAAGGCGCGCCGATCTTCATCACCGTGGAAGGCGCGAATATCCTGTCGCGCAACCTGATGATCTTCGGCCAGGGGGCGATTCGCTGCCATCCGTTCGTGCTCAAGGAAATGGCCCTGGCCGGTCGCGAAGACCATGACCAGGCCTTGAAGGAGTTCGATGGCCTGTTGATGCAACATATCGGGTTCGCCGTGAGCAACGCCGCCAGTACGCTGGTGCTGAACCTGGGCATCGGTCACTTCGAAAAAGCCCCGGGCAACCGTCTGAGCCAGGGTTATTTCCGTGCGCTGAACCGCCAGGCCGCCGCGTTCGCCCTGCTCGCCGACCTGAGCATGATGCTGCTGGGCGGCGAGTTGAAACGCCGTGAACGGCTGTCGGCGCGCCTGGGTGATGTGCTGAGCCACATGTACCTGGCGTCGGCGGCGCTCAAGCGCTACCACGACCTGGATTCGCCGGATCACCTGGAACCGCTGTTCGCCTGGGCCATGGAAGAAAGCCTTGGCCAGTCCGAGCGCGCACTGGATGAGTTGCTGGGCAACTTCCCGAACAAGATGCTCGGCTGCCTGCTGCGGGTGATCGTGTTCCCGTTCGGGCGTCGCCATACCGGGCCGTCCGATGCCCTGGATGCCGAGGTTGCCGCCGTGATCGGCCGCGCCAAGGGCGACCCGACCCTGGAAGAGCTGCTGGCGGGCTGCTATCGCCCGCAATCGGCGCAAGACCCGGTCGGCGCACTGCAACACGCCTACGACCTGCTAGGCGCCAGCCATCCGCTGCAGAAAAAGCTGCACAGCGCGCTCAAAAGCGGGCAAGTCAAACCGAATGCCGGCGAGCATGCCATCGACGCCGCGCTGCACGCCGGTGTGCTGCAACCGGCCGAAGCGCAGACCCTGCGCAACGCCGAAGCGGCTCGTCGCAAGGTGATCGACGTGGATGATTTCGGCAAGGACGAGCTGATGCAGGCTGAGGGCAAGGTCCGCTGA
- a CDS encoding ABC transporter permease, producing the protein MSSELQPNLVALQTIVYREVKRFTRIWPQTLLPPAITMVLYFVIFGNLIGRQIGDMGGFTYMEYIVPGLIMMSVITNSYGNVVSSFFGSKFQRSIEELMVSPVSPHTILIGYTLGGVLRGLMVGVIVTLLSLFFTHLQVHHLGVTILVVVLTATIFSLLGFINAVFARNFDDISIIPTFVLTPLTYLGGVFYSITLLPPFWQTVSLANPVLHMVNAFRYGILGVSDIKISVAITFMIVATIVLYIGCARLLVSGRGMRT; encoded by the coding sequence ATGAGTTCCGAACTGCAACCCAACCTCGTCGCGCTGCAGACCATCGTCTACCGCGAAGTGAAGCGCTTTACCCGGATATGGCCGCAGACCCTGCTGCCGCCGGCAATCACCATGGTTCTGTATTTCGTGATCTTCGGTAACCTGATCGGCCGGCAGATCGGCGATATGGGTGGCTTCACCTACATGGAGTACATCGTGCCGGGCCTGATCATGATGTCGGTGATCACCAACTCCTACGGCAACGTGGTGTCGAGTTTCTTTGGCAGCAAGTTCCAGCGCTCCATTGAAGAGTTGATGGTTTCGCCGGTGTCGCCGCACACCATCCTGATCGGCTACACCCTGGGTGGCGTGTTGCGTGGCTTGATGGTGGGGGTCATCGTGACCTTGCTGTCGTTGTTCTTCACCCACCTGCAGGTGCACCACCTGGGCGTCACCATTCTGGTGGTGGTGCTCACGGCGACGATCTTTTCGCTGCTGGGGTTTATCAACGCGGTATTTGCGCGCAACTTCGATGATATTTCAATCATCCCGACGTTCGTGCTGACCCCATTGACCTATCTGGGCGGGGTGTTCTACTCCATCACGTTGCTGCCGCCGTTCTGGCAGACCGTGTCCCTGGCCAACCCGGTGCTGCACATGGTCAACGCCTTTCGCTACGGCATCCTGGGCGTGTCGGATATCAAGATCAGCGTGGCGATTACGTTCATGATCGTCGCCACCATCGTCCTGTATATCGGTTGCGCGCGGTTGCTGGTGAGCGGGCGCGGGATGCGTACGTAA